In the Camelus ferus isolate YT-003-E chromosome 34, BCGSAC_Cfer_1.0, whole genome shotgun sequence genome, one interval contains:
- the TIGAR gene encoding fructose-2,6-bisphosphatase TIGAR isoform X2 — MTRFALTVVRHGETRFNREKIIQGQGIDEPLSETGFKQAAAAGIFLNNVKFTHVFSSDLMRTKQTVHGILEKSRFCKDMTVKYDSRLRERKYGVAEGRPLSELRAMARAAGEECPVFTPPGGETLDQVKMRGKDFFEFLCQLILKEAGQNEQCSQEAPSNHLETSLAERFPLGNNCAPRSKSKPGAPGFAASVLVVSHGGYLKSLLGYFLTDLECSFPATLSRSELSSVSPNTGISVFIVSLEEGDVKPTTQCVCVNLQDHLTEVTDTQ; from the exons ATGACGCGCTTCGCTCTGACCGTGGTCCGGCA TGGAGAAACAAGATTTAACAGGGAGAAAATAATTCAAG GACAAGGAATAGATGAGCCTCTTTCAGAAACTGGATTTAAACAAGCAGCTGCTGCTGGTATATTTCTTAATAACGTGAAGTTTACTCATGTTTTCTCCAGTGACCTCATGAGGACAAAGCAG ACCGTGCATGGGATTTTGGAGAAGAGCAGATTTTGCAAAGATATGACAGTAAAATATGACTCAAGACTGCGGGAGAGG AAATACGGGGTTGCAGAAGGCAGGCCGCTGAGCGAGCTGAGGGCCATGGCCCGAGCGGCTGGGGAGGAGTGCCCTGTGTTCACCCCGCCCGGTGGAGAGACCCTGGACCAG gtGAAAATGCGTGGGAAAGActtttttgaatttctttgtcAGCTGATTCTGAAGGAAGCAGGTCAGAATGAAcagtgttcccaagaagctccCAGCAACCATCTGGAAACTTCTTTGGCAGAGAGATTTCCTTTAGGGAATAACTGTGCCCCCAGATCCAAGTCCAAGCCCGGCGCACCGGGATTCGCGGCCAGCGTCTTGGTTGTGAGTCACGGCGGCTACTTGAAGAGCCTGCTGGGTTACTTCCTGACCGACCTGGAGTGTTCCTTCCCGGCCACTCTGAGCAGATCCGAACTTTCCTCAGTCAGCCCCAACACAGGGATCAGTGTCTTTATTGtcagcctggaggaaggagacGTTAAGCCGACAAcccagtgtgtttgtgtgaaCCTCCAGGACCATCTGACTGAGGTGACTGACACGCAGTAA
- the TIGAR gene encoding fructose-2,6-bisphosphatase TIGAR isoform X3 codes for MLRGSEIQDGQEHRFLKQDRRSGETRFNREKIIQGQGIDEPLSETGFKQAAAAGIFLNNVKFTHVFSSDLMRTKQKYGVAEGRPLSELRAMARAAGEECPVFTPPGGETLDQVKMRGKDFFEFLCQLILKEAGQNEQCSQEAPSNHLETSLAERFPLGNNCAPRSKSKPGAPGFAASVLVVSHGGYLKSLLGYFLTDLECSFPATLSRSELSSVSPNTGISVFIVSLEEGDVKPTTQCVCVNLQDHLTEVTDTQ; via the exons ATGTTAAGGGGAAGTGAAATTCAGGACGGCCAGGAGCACAGATTTCTCAAGCAAGATAGGCGTAG TGGAGAAACAAGATTTAACAGGGAGAAAATAATTCAAG GACAAGGAATAGATGAGCCTCTTTCAGAAACTGGATTTAAACAAGCAGCTGCTGCTGGTATATTTCTTAATAACGTGAAGTTTACTCATGTTTTCTCCAGTGACCTCATGAGGACAAAGCAG AAATACGGGGTTGCAGAAGGCAGGCCGCTGAGCGAGCTGAGGGCCATGGCCCGAGCGGCTGGGGAGGAGTGCCCTGTGTTCACCCCGCCCGGTGGAGAGACCCTGGACCAG gtGAAAATGCGTGGGAAAGActtttttgaatttctttgtcAGCTGATTCTGAAGGAAGCAGGTCAGAATGAAcagtgttcccaagaagctccCAGCAACCATCTGGAAACTTCTTTGGCAGAGAGATTTCCTTTAGGGAATAACTGTGCCCCCAGATCCAAGTCCAAGCCCGGCGCACCGGGATTCGCGGCCAGCGTCTTGGTTGTGAGTCACGGCGGCTACTTGAAGAGCCTGCTGGGTTACTTCCTGACCGACCTGGAGTGTTCCTTCCCGGCCACTCTGAGCAGATCCGAACTTTCCTCAGTCAGCCCCAACACAGGGATCAGTGTCTTTATTGtcagcctggaggaaggagacGTTAAGCCGACAAcccagtgtgtttgtgtgaaCCTCCAGGACCATCTGACTGAGGTGACTGACACGCAGTAA
- the TIGAR gene encoding fructose-2,6-bisphosphatase TIGAR isoform X1, with protein sequence MLRGSEIQDGQEHRFLKQDRRSGETRFNREKIIQGQGIDEPLSETGFKQAAAAGIFLNNVKFTHVFSSDLMRTKQTVHGILEKSRFCKDMTVKYDSRLRERKYGVAEGRPLSELRAMARAAGEECPVFTPPGGETLDQVKMRGKDFFEFLCQLILKEAGQNEQCSQEAPSNHLETSLAERFPLGNNCAPRSKSKPGAPGFAASVLVVSHGGYLKSLLGYFLTDLECSFPATLSRSELSSVSPNTGISVFIVSLEEGDVKPTTQCVCVNLQDHLTEVTDTQ encoded by the exons ATGTTAAGGGGAAGTGAAATTCAGGACGGCCAGGAGCACAGATTTCTCAAGCAAGATAGGCGTAG TGGAGAAACAAGATTTAACAGGGAGAAAATAATTCAAG GACAAGGAATAGATGAGCCTCTTTCAGAAACTGGATTTAAACAAGCAGCTGCTGCTGGTATATTTCTTAATAACGTGAAGTTTACTCATGTTTTCTCCAGTGACCTCATGAGGACAAAGCAG ACCGTGCATGGGATTTTGGAGAAGAGCAGATTTTGCAAAGATATGACAGTAAAATATGACTCAAGACTGCGGGAGAGG AAATACGGGGTTGCAGAAGGCAGGCCGCTGAGCGAGCTGAGGGCCATGGCCCGAGCGGCTGGGGAGGAGTGCCCTGTGTTCACCCCGCCCGGTGGAGAGACCCTGGACCAG gtGAAAATGCGTGGGAAAGActtttttgaatttctttgtcAGCTGATTCTGAAGGAAGCAGGTCAGAATGAAcagtgttcccaagaagctccCAGCAACCATCTGGAAACTTCTTTGGCAGAGAGATTTCCTTTAGGGAATAACTGTGCCCCCAGATCCAAGTCCAAGCCCGGCGCACCGGGATTCGCGGCCAGCGTCTTGGTTGTGAGTCACGGCGGCTACTTGAAGAGCCTGCTGGGTTACTTCCTGACCGACCTGGAGTGTTCCTTCCCGGCCACTCTGAGCAGATCCGAACTTTCCTCAGTCAGCCCCAACACAGGGATCAGTGTCTTTATTGtcagcctggaggaaggagacGTTAAGCCGACAAcccagtgtgtttgtgtgaaCCTCCAGGACCATCTGACTGAGGTGACTGACACGCAGTAA
- the FGF23 gene encoding fibroblast growth factor 23 has translation MSHCNPLKVRGGKGGNAALEPHGFRNQQGRGETCQRGQTAQSGKRGQVANSAPASQRAAMLGAGLGLLVGTLCCAVRGYPNTSPLLGSSWGGLTHLYTASARSSYHLQIHTDGHVDGSPQQTIYSALTIRSEDAGFVVITGVMSRRYLCMDVRGNIFGSHHFSPESCRFRQRTLENGYDVYQSPQHRFLVSLGRAKRPFLPGTNPPPFSQFLSRRNEIPLLQLGTARPRRHTRSAPDGWDPLSVLKPRARAAPAPAPASCSGELPSAEDGGPAPSDPLGVLRGHRLDARAGPVGAERCRPFPGFA, from the exons ATGTCACACTGCAACCCTTTAAAAGTCagaggggggaaaggagggaatgCAGCCTTGGAGCCTCACGGTTTCAGAAACCAacaaggaagaggagaaactTGCCAGCGAGGCCAGACTGCGCAGTCAGGGAAGCGGGGTCAGGTTGCAAACTCTGCACCAGCCAGTCAGAGAGCAGCGATGCTGGGGGCCGGCCTCGGGCTCTTGGTTGGCACCCTGTGCTGTGCGGTCCGAGGGTACCCCAACACCTCCCCGCTGCTGGGCTCCAGCTGGGGCGGCCTGACCCACCTGTACACGGCCTCGGCCAGGAGCAGCTACCACCTGCAGATCCATACGGACGGCCACGTGGACGGCTCACCACAGCAGACCATCTACA GTGCCCTGACGATCAGATCAGAGGACGCGGGCTTTGTGGTGATAACAGGCGTGATGAGCAGGCGATACCTCTGCATGGACGTCAGAGGCAACATTTTTGGCTCA CATCACTTCAGCCCCGAGAGCTGCAGGTTCCGGCAGCGGACGCTGGAGAACGGCTACGACGTGTACCAGTCGCCGCAGCACCGCTTCCTGGTCAGCCTGGGCCGGGCCAAGAGGCCCTTCCTGCCGGGCACCAACCCGCCGCCGTTCTCGCAGTTCCTGTCGCGCAGGAACGAGATCCCGCTGCTGCAGCTCGGCACGGCGCGGCCCCGGCGCCACACGCGCAGCGCGCCCGACGGCTGGGACCCGCTGAGCGTGCTGAAGCCGCGCGCCCGcgccgcgcccgcgcccgcgcccgcgtcCTGCTCGGGGGAGCTGCCCAGCGCCGAGGACGGCGGCCCCGCGCCCAGCGACCCGCTGGGCGTGCTCCGGGGTCACCGGCTGGACGCGCGCGCCGGGCCGGTGGGCGCCGAGCGGTGCCGGCCCTTCCCCGGGTTCGCCTAG